Within Cellulophaga sp. L1A9, the genomic segment GAAGGGTCTAACCGAATAACGTATTCCAACAATAATTTTATCAATAACGGATGGGCTATAAAAGTCCTTGGCGCATGTTATGATAATTCATTTTTGAAGAATAATTTTTTGTACAACAGTTTTGATGTTTCTTATAACAGCAATATCAATGACAACGTTTTTGAACAAAATTACTGGAGTAATTATACCGGCTATGATTTAGATAAAAATGGGATTGGAGACATTCCTTATAGACCCGTAAAATTGTTTTCCTATATCGTAAATAAAACTCCGGAATCTATTGTGCTTCTCCGAAGTTTATTTATGGATATTATTGATTTCTCTGAAAAAGTATCTCCTGTTTTTACCCCCGATAACCTAGTGGATGCAAAACCATCAATGAAAAGAATAGAATGATTAAGATAGAAAATTTACATAAAAAATTTGGAAAGACTCCTATTCTCATGGGGTTAGATCTAAGCATTAAACAAAGTGGCATTTTTGCCATTTTAGGACCTAATGGCTCTGGTAAGACGACGTTAATTAAGTGCATATTAGGTATGGTAGTCCCGAACAAAGGTACTATTGCCATAAATGGAGATTTAATTAAAAATAAATGGAAATATAGACAAGAAATTGAATATTTACCTCAGATTGCCAACTTTCCTAGTAATCTTAAAGTCAAAGAATTAATTCGGATGATTAAAGATTTAAGGCAGAAACCAAGCGATGAAGAACGTTTAATTGAACGCTTTGAATTGGAGCCATTTCTAGATAAAAAATTATCCATTCTTTCTGGAGGTACCAAACAGAAAGTGAATATTGTTATTGCATTTATGTTTGATAATCCTTTGATTATTCTTGATGAACCTACTACAGGTCTAGATCCTGTGGCATTAATCAAATTAAAAGAACTCATTCAAATAGAAAAACAAAAAGGAAAGACCATACTTGTTTCCTCACACATCATGCAGTTTGTAGAAGAGATAGCAGATGAAATTGTATATCTTTTAGAAGGGAAAATATACTTTAAAGGAAGTATAGCAGCGCTAAAAGAAAAAACACAACAAACGAATGTAGAACATGCCATTGCGGCAATTGCAAAACCTGTGTCACATGTTTAAGATATTAAAATATAGTTTTTATGATCTTATGCGCAGCCGTTGGAGCTACGTTTATTTTCTGTTCTATTTATTATTAGGTTTTGTATTGTTGTTTTTAAACAACGATGTATCAAAAGCGGTCATCACGTTAATGAACATTATTATTGTTTTGGTTCCTTTAATTAGTACAATTTTCGGAATTATGTACTATTACAATTCTAAAGAATTCACAGAACTTTTATTAGCGCAACCCATTAAAAGAACATCCATATTCTTAGGGCAATATTTGGGAGTAGCAGCCTCTTTAGCACTAAGTCTTATTTTAGGATTGGGAATTCCTTTTG encodes:
- a CDS encoding ABC transporter ATP-binding protein, with the translated sequence MIKIENLHKKFGKTPILMGLDLSIKQSGIFAILGPNGSGKTTLIKCILGMVVPNKGTIAINGDLIKNKWKYRQEIEYLPQIANFPSNLKVKELIRMIKDLRQKPSDEERLIERFELEPFLDKKLSILSGGTKQKVNIVIAFMFDNPLIILDEPTTGLDPVALIKLKELIQIEKQKGKTILVSSHIMQFVEEIADEIVYLLEGKIYFKGSIAALKEKTQQTNVEHAIAAIAKPVSHV